Proteins from a single region of Starkeya sp. ORNL1:
- a CDS encoding aldose 1-epimerase family protein: MTDVSATLGSDFLTVEIGALGAEMVSLRDADGRDLLWNGDAAFWTGRAPLLFPIVGRLTNDTLIHDGVTHPMTQHGFARRRPFELMSASDSRATFRLVDDEETRKQYPFAFGLYVTYTLNEATLTIEARVHNPGVTELPASFGFHPAFRWPLPYGGGRADHIITFEKAEVVPIHRPVGGLLSAATEPNPAVGGSIKLDKVDFERDALIFTDVRSHHVVYGAPGEPGLEIAFEGMPQLGIWSKPDAPFVCIEPWYGHASPEGFAGEFSEKPGLVQIAPGGERRFAMSVRWLPDTGR; the protein is encoded by the coding sequence ATGACGGACGTTTCCGCGACACTTGGGTCGGACTTCCTCACTGTGGAGATCGGAGCGCTCGGCGCCGAGATGGTCAGCCTGCGGGATGCCGACGGCCGCGACTTGCTGTGGAACGGCGATGCCGCCTTCTGGACCGGCCGCGCGCCGCTGCTCTTCCCCATTGTCGGGCGGCTGACGAACGACACGCTGATCCATGACGGCGTCACCCACCCGATGACCCAGCACGGCTTCGCGCGGCGTCGCCCGTTCGAGCTGATGAGCGCCAGCGATTCGCGCGCCACCTTCCGCCTCGTCGACGATGAAGAGACCCGCAAGCAATACCCGTTCGCCTTCGGCCTCTACGTCACCTACACGCTCAACGAGGCGACGCTGACCATCGAGGCGCGGGTGCACAATCCGGGCGTCACCGAATTGCCGGCGAGCTTCGGCTTCCATCCCGCCTTCCGCTGGCCGCTGCCCTATGGCGGCGGTCGCGCCGACCACATCATCACCTTCGAGAAGGCCGAAGTGGTGCCGATCCATCGGCCGGTGGGCGGGCTGCTCTCCGCCGCCACTGAACCGAACCCGGCGGTCGGCGGCTCCATCAAGCTCGACAAGGTCGACTTCGAGCGCGACGCGCTGATCTTCACCGATGTGCGCTCGCACCATGTCGTCTATGGCGCGCCGGGTGAGCCGGGGCTGGAGATCGCCTTCGAGGGCATGCCGCAGCTCGGCATCTGGTCGAAGCCGGACGCGCCCTTCGTGTGCATCGAGCCCTGGTATGGCCATGCGAGCCCGGAGGGCTTCGCCGGCGAGTTCAGCGAGAAGCCGGGCCTGGTGCAGATCGCGCCGGGCGGCGAGCGGCGCTTCGCCATGAGCGTGCGCTGGCTGCCGGACACCGGGCGTTAG